In Lacrimispora indolis DSM 755, a genomic segment contains:
- a CDS encoding ketopantoate reductase family protein, whose translation MSDHEKTTAIVGMGALGMLYASQISASLGPDAVFFLGDRERIDRYSRTPFSINGRPFSFRIQDCAKALPVDFLIVAVKYGALPSALDTMAASIGPDTTIISVMNGIDSEEIIAERFGQEKVLYCIAQGMDAMRFGSKLTFTRPGTLYLGTRTNGQESRLKDLTGYFDRAGVSYKVEDNIVKRLWGKFMLNVGINQTCMAFETDYSGVLAPGKAYDALIGAMEEVIALSQKEGVGLSEEDMAFYINLIKTLSPESVPSMRQDGIARRYSEVEMFSGVVRRLAAKHGLMVPVNDMLYEKIKEIEAAY comes from the coding sequence ATGAGTGATCATGAAAAAACAACTGCAATTGTAGGGATGGGCGCATTAGGTATGCTCTATGCCAGCCAGATTTCCGCCTCCCTTGGCCCTGATGCCGTTTTCTTTCTCGGGGACCGTGAGCGAATAGACCGTTACAGCCGGACGCCCTTCTCCATAAACGGCCGGCCCTTTTCCTTTAGAATTCAGGATTGTGCAAAGGCTCTGCCTGTGGATTTTCTCATTGTGGCCGTCAAGTACGGCGCTCTTCCCTCTGCTTTGGATACCATGGCGGCCAGCATCGGCCCTGATACCACCATCATATCAGTCATGAATGGAATCGACAGCGAGGAGATCATTGCAGAACGGTTCGGCCAGGAAAAAGTGCTTTATTGCATTGCACAGGGAATGGATGCCATGAGGTTCGGTTCCAAGCTCACTTTTACCCGTCCCGGAACACTTTATCTTGGAACCAGAACCAATGGACAGGAGTCCCGGCTAAAGGACTTAACCGGATACTTTGACAGAGCCGGTGTATCTTATAAGGTAGAAGACAACATTGTGAAACGCCTTTGGGGAAAATTCATGCTGAATGTAGGGATCAACCAGACCTGTATGGCCTTTGAAACCGATTACAGCGGAGTGCTTGCTCCCGGAAAAGCTTACGACGCCCTGATCGGGGCCATGGAAGAAGTGATCGCCCTTTCTCAAAAAGAAGGAGTCGGCTTATCGGAAGAAGATATGGCTTTCTACATAAATCTGATCAAAACCCTTTCACCGGAAAGCGTTCCCTCCATGCGTCAGGATGGAATCGCCCGCCGGTATTCGGAAGTGGAAATGTTTTCCGGAGTTGTCCGGCGTCTGGCGGCAAAACACGGGTTAATGGTTCCGGTCAATGATATGCTTTATGAGAAGATCAAAGAAATAGAAGCAGCTTATTAA
- a CDS encoding LysR family transcriptional regulator produces MELKEARYILAIARQKNISKAAESLFISQPSLSKYLKNLEHQLGVSLFDRVGSGYFPTYIGERYIHYAEKIVEYGMEWDMEFDDIMHQNHGRLNIAIPIMLGNSLIGPTLSKFHRLYPHVTVNMMEEVNFVAEHTLTDHTVDLTFYNVHEFPTGLDYQVIGKEEMVLILSGSNPLIQKAEKKEGFQYPWIDLSLLADAPFILLYPDQNTGGLALKLFKDYGLQPKVLLHTRSSEMSIRLAMEGLGAAFAPESYYHFLKDREPSSSVCLSIGKEKIQNTLIAAYQKNRYLPKYAKAYLDILAGYYQTKHL; encoded by the coding sequence ATGGAACTGAAAGAAGCAAGATACATTCTGGCAATTGCCAGGCAGAAAAACATCAGCAAAGCGGCAGAAAGTCTTTTCATCTCCCAGCCATCCTTAAGTAAATATTTAAAAAACTTAGAGCATCAGCTTGGAGTCAGCCTTTTTGACCGGGTTGGAAGCGGTTATTTTCCAACTTACATCGGAGAACGCTACATTCATTATGCAGAAAAAATCGTAGAATACGGCATGGAATGGGATATGGAATTTGATGACATCATGCATCAGAACCATGGACGCCTAAATATCGCCATCCCCATCATGCTTGGAAACAGCCTGATCGGCCCCACCCTGTCCAAATTTCACCGGCTGTATCCCCACGTCACGGTCAACATGATGGAGGAGGTCAATTTTGTAGCCGAACATACCCTGACCGACCACACTGTGGACTTAACCTTTTACAATGTCCATGAATTCCCCACCGGCCTGGATTACCAGGTTATAGGAAAAGAAGAAATGGTTCTGATATTATCAGGCTCAAATCCTTTGATACAGAAGGCAGAAAAAAAAGAAGGTTTCCAATATCCCTGGATCGATCTAAGCCTTCTTGCAGACGCCCCCTTTATCCTTCTCTACCCGGACCAGAATACCGGGGGCCTTGCCCTAAAGCTCTTTAAGGATTACGGGCTGCAACCAAAGGTCCTGCTTCATACCAGAAGCAGTGAAATGTCCATCCGCCTTGCCATGGAAGGCTTAGGGGCTGCCTTTGCCCCGGAAAGCTACTACCATTTTCTAAAAGACAGGGAGCCCAGCTCTTCCGTCTGCCTTTCCATTGGAAAGGAAAAGATCCAAAATACTCTTATAGCTGCTTACCAGAAAAACCGGTATTTGCCGAAATACGCCAAGGCCTATCTTGATATCCTGGCCGGCTATTATCAGACAAAACATCTATAG
- a CDS encoding ABC transporter permease, with the protein MKKSSAFIMVVPGLVILAVCLFLPLLRVLVPSFSTGDYPLSAYVEFFQDEYYLKIFMRTVKVAFITTIVCMAAGVPTAYFISRCRKKWRGILLSVSIFPLMTNSVIRSFAWINILGSNGIINRFLLAAGLVEKPAKLLYTDFSIIIGSVYLFLPLMIVTVAGIMENIEDDMMEAAISLGADKFKAFMKVVFPMSLPGIIVGGILVFTGTLTAYTTPQLLGGNKHMVLATFIYQRAMSVGDWNGAAVISLIMIVTTLVVIKGLNTLAARLDRRGGNNA; encoded by the coding sequence ATGAAGAAAAGTAGTGCATTTATAATGGTCGTGCCAGGGCTTGTAATATTGGCAGTGTGTCTGTTTCTTCCGCTCTTAAGGGTACTTGTCCCGTCTTTTTCTACCGGGGACTATCCTTTGAGCGCCTATGTGGAATTTTTTCAGGATGAGTATTATCTTAAGATTTTTATGAGGACGGTCAAGGTCGCATTTATAACGACGATTGTCTGTATGGCTGCGGGAGTTCCCACCGCGTATTTTATAAGCCGGTGCAGGAAAAAATGGAGGGGGATCCTTCTGTCTGTTTCTATTTTTCCCCTGATGACCAATTCTGTAATCAGAAGCTTTGCCTGGATTAATATATTAGGGAGCAACGGCATCATCAACCGGTTTCTTCTGGCAGCCGGTCTTGTGGAAAAGCCTGCCAAGCTGTTATACACGGATTTCTCCATCATCATTGGTTCCGTTTACTTATTTCTTCCCCTTATGATCGTTACGGTGGCCGGTATCATGGAAAATATAGAAGATGACATGATGGAGGCTGCTATCAGCCTGGGCGCGGACAAGTTCAAGGCTTTTATGAAGGTGGTTTTTCCCATGAGCCTTCCAGGAATCATTGTGGGGGGCATCCTGGTGTTTACCGGTACCCTGACCGCCTATACAACGCCTCAGCTTCTGGGAGGCAATAAACATATGGTCCTTGCCACTTTCATCTACCAGAGAGCCATGAGCGTTGGAGACTGGAATGGGGCTGCGGTCATTTCCCTGATCATGATCGTCACGACCCTGGTTGTCATCAAGGGCTTAAATACCCTGGCGGCCAGGCTGGACAGAAGAGGAGGAAACAATGCGTAA
- a CDS encoding ABC transporter permease, producing MRKNKMLTAFAVLVFLFLILPLVIITVTAFGEGSAITFPIESFSFRWFINVFALKSFRVSFLTSLEIALLATVAALIAGIPAAYALARSGMKGKGVLKSIFLSPTIVPGIVIGFVLYQFLVLTLRIPVFAGLLAGHFMVTLPYVIRVVGSSLDQFDFSVEEAAWSLGCTKTGAFFRVVLPNITSGISAAFMLAFINSFNNIPVSMFLSGPGVSTFPATLMNYIEYNYDPTVSAVSVLLMAITVLIMVIVDKTLGIAALAK from the coding sequence ATGCGTAAAAATAAAATGCTCACCGCTTTTGCCGTGCTGGTATTCCTGTTTTTGATCCTGCCTCTTGTGATCATCACTGTGACTGCTTTTGGGGAGGGCAGTGCCATCACCTTTCCCATTGAATCTTTTTCTTTCCGTTGGTTTATCAATGTATTTGCCTTAAAATCCTTCCGGGTTTCCTTTTTGACCAGTCTGGAAATTGCGCTCCTTGCCACTGTGGCCGCCCTTATTGCGGGGATCCCGGCTGCCTATGCCCTGGCAAGGTCAGGCATGAAAGGAAAGGGGGTTTTAAAATCCATCTTCCTTTCCCCAACCATTGTGCCTGGAATCGTAATCGGTTTTGTTCTTTATCAGTTTCTGGTGCTGACCTTAAGAATTCCGGTATTTGCCGGACTTTTGGCCGGACATTTCATGGTAACCCTGCCCTATGTGATCCGGGTGGTGGGCTCCAGCTTAGACCAGTTCGATTTTTCGGTGGAAGAGGCGGCCTGGAGCTTAGGGTGCACAAAAACAGGGGCATTTTTCCGGGTGGTGCTTCCTAACATTACATCAGGAATTTCCGCAGCCTTTATGCTGGCCTTTATTAACTCCTTTAATAACATTCCGGTTTCCATGTTTCTCTCAGGTCCCGGGGTATCCACATTCCCTGCGACCCTCATGAATTACATCGAATATAATTACGACCCTACTGTGTCAGCGGTTTCCGTGCTTTTAATGGCCATAACGGTCCTTATTATGGTAATTGTTGACAAGACCCTGGGAATAGCCGCTTTGGCGAAATAG
- a CDS encoding ABC transporter ATP-binding protein, which produces MAYMTLQNIDVCYDKKKQILKGLDLEVQEGELVSLLGPSGCGKTTTLRVVAGFLEPQNGVFTLDGADLTKVPVHKRNFGIVFQSYALFPHLSVYDNVAFGLKMRKLDKADIDKKVDQILEVCGLTEFRGRFPQQMSGGQRQRVALARALVIEPKLLLLDEPLSNLDAKLRINMRMEIKRIQKKLGITTLFVTHDQEECFSISDKVAVMNRGVIEQFDTPENIYQKPNTEFVARFIGFENFLPLKKEGDVYKTGTGAVFNVETAQREGACMGTIRPEDIRVADQGQDNNILEGTVGVRTFLGKGYQYEVLTAAGKFLVNRPAEETYEEGSRIRLYLPESKLILVS; this is translated from the coding sequence ATGGCATATATGACGCTGCAGAACATTGATGTCTGTTATGACAAGAAGAAGCAGATTTTAAAGGGACTTGATTTAGAGGTACAGGAAGGGGAACTGGTTTCCTTATTAGGGCCAAGCGGCTGCGGAAAGACCACAACTCTCCGGGTGGTGGCAGGATTTCTTGAGCCTCAGAACGGAGTTTTTACTTTAGATGGAGCAGACTTGACGAAGGTTCCGGTCCATAAGAGGAATTTTGGGATCGTATTTCAAAGCTATGCCCTGTTCCCTCATTTAAGTGTTTATGACAATGTGGCCTTTGGGCTTAAGATGAGAAAGCTTGATAAAGCGGACATTGATAAAAAGGTGGATCAGATCCTGGAGGTCTGCGGCCTTACGGAGTTCCGGGGGCGGTTTCCCCAGCAGATGTCAGGCGGCCAGAGACAGAGGGTGGCCCTTGCCAGAGCGCTGGTGATCGAGCCAAAGCTTCTTCTCCTTGATGAGCCGTTAAGTAACTTAGATGCAAAGCTGCGCATCAACATGCGCATGGAGATCAAGAGGATCCAGAAAAAACTGGGCATTACCACCTTGTTCGTCACCCATGACCAGGAGGAGTGCTTTTCCATTTCCGATAAGGTGGCTGTCATGAACCGGGGCGTGATCGAACAGTTTGACACGCCGGAAAACATTTATCAAAAACCCAACACGGAATTTGTTGCAAGATTTATCGGATTTGAAAACTTTCTTCCCTTAAAGAAGGAGGGAGACGTATATAAAACCGGGACCGGCGCAGTATTTAACGTAGAGACTGCCCAAAGGGAAGGTGCCTGCATGGGTACCATACGGCCGGAGGATATCCGGGTGGCAGATCAGGGACAGGACAATAACATCCTGGAAGGAACTGTGGGCGTCCGGACATTTCTTGGAAAAGGCTATCAGTATGAGGTACTTACGGCAGCAGGAAAGTTTCTGGTAAACAGGCCGGCAGAAGAGACTTACGAAGAGGGCAGTAGGATCCGCCTTTATCTGCCGGAGTCAAAGCTGATTCTTGTTTCTTAA
- a CDS encoding ABC transporter substrate-binding protein, with amino-acid sequence MKKVFALSLCAAILLTGCGGAGTAGTTAAGEKTSGTEEKKLVLSTYGLSEDISEEEVYKPFEDQYNCKIVTETGSTNERYTKLSANSESSIDVIELSQAMTAKGIEEGLFETLDLSKIENSQYLIKAAKTMADAGQGVAYTINSIGIMYDPEAVGFEIKSFDDLWKAELEGSVAIPDITTTFGPAMVYMASDYKGVDVKSDKGAAAFEALEELKPNLVKTYAKSSDLINMFTSGEIKAAIVGDFGVPTIKEASPDLVYVTPDVTYANFNTISITKNCKDKELAYAYINYRLSKELQSKTTKALNEAPTNSQVEVSGEDAANMTYGETAERAKVLDYSFVNPNLSDWIDQWNRIINN; translated from the coding sequence ATGAAGAAAGTATTTGCATTATCCCTGTGTGCGGCTATTTTATTAACAGGCTGCGGCGGTGCCGGAACTGCAGGAACAACAGCTGCAGGAGAGAAAACCAGCGGCACAGAAGAAAAGAAACTGGTATTATCCACCTACGGCTTAAGCGAGGACATCTCGGAAGAAGAGGTGTACAAGCCTTTTGAGGATCAGTACAACTGCAAGATCGTAACAGAGACGGGAAGCACCAATGAACGTTACACAAAGCTTTCTGCAAACTCCGAAAGCTCCATTGATGTGATCGAGCTTTCACAGGCAATGACTGCCAAAGGAATAGAAGAAGGTCTGTTTGAGACTCTGGATTTAAGCAAGATCGAGAACAGCCAATATCTGATCAAAGCGGCAAAGACCATGGCAGACGCCGGGCAGGGCGTTGCCTATACCATCAACAGCATCGGTATCATGTATGATCCGGAGGCAGTGGGATTTGAGATCAAGAGCTTTGATGATTTATGGAAAGCGGAGCTGGAAGGAAGCGTTGCCATTCCGGATATCACCACCACCTTTGGTCCTGCCATGGTTTACATGGCAAGCGATTACAAGGGCGTTGACGTGAAAAGCGATAAAGGAGCGGCAGCTTTTGAGGCATTGGAGGAATTAAAGCCAAACCTTGTAAAGACCTATGCAAAGTCTTCCGACTTAATCAATATGTTCACCTCAGGAGAAATCAAGGCAGCCATTGTAGGCGACTTCGGCGTTCCGACCATTAAGGAAGCAAGCCCTGATCTGGTATACGTGACACCTGATGTGACCTATGCAAACTTCAATACCATCAGCATTACCAAGAACTGCAAGGATAAGGAACTGGCTTACGCATACATCAATTACCGCTTAAGCAAGGAGCTGCAGAGCAAGACTACCAAGGCATTAAACGAAGCGCCTACCAACAGCCAGGTGGAGGTTTCCGGGGAAGATGCTGCAAACATGACTTACGGAGAAACAGCAGAACGTGCTAAAGTTCTGGATTATTCTTTTGTAAATCCGAATTTAAGCGACTGGATTGACCAGTGGAACCGTATTATCAATAATTAA